The Dunckerocampus dactyliophorus isolate RoL2022-P2 chromosome 13, RoL_Ddac_1.1, whole genome shotgun sequence genome window below encodes:
- the dtd2 gene encoding D-aminoacyl-tRNA deacylase 2: protein MSDRSCGSMPVARTVLQQCLQARLQVTPAEEHSEAQWVQIERGMVIYVCFLKGATDDILPKMVSTLLNLRLCESDSGRMVSVLELPGSVLVVPQATLGGKAKGRAMQYHNNIGKEDGLRLYSTFVSLCEQELAAAVSSNNVIVQHGTYGNRQVLKLDTNGPYTHLMDF, encoded by the exons ATGAGTGACAGAAGCTGTGGTTCTATGCCGGTGGCCCGCACTGTCCTGCAGCAGTGTCTGCAAGCCAGGCTGCAGGTGACACCTGCCGAGGAGCACTCGGAGGCCCAATGGGTTCAG ATTGAAAGAGGAATGGTGatctatgtgtgttttttaaaaggtGCAACAGATGACATCCTGCCCAAGATGG TTTCCACGCTGCTGAACTTGCGGCTGTGCGAGTCAGACTCCGGGAGGATGGTGTCCGTGCTGGAGCTTCCTGGCAGCGTGCTGGTGGTCCCTCAGGCCACACTGGGAGGCAAAGCCAAAGGCAGAGCCATGCAGTACCACAACAACATCGGCAAAGAAGATGGACTGCGGCTCTACAGTACCTTTGTTTCACTTTGTGAGCAGGAACTGGCGGCGGCTGTCTCTTCAAATAACGTGATAGTCCAACATGGAACCTACGGGAACAGACAGGTCCTGAAGCTGGACACCAACGGGCCTTACACGCATCTGATGGACTtctga
- the yipf6 gene encoding protein YIPF6 yields MATAADASRSFAGLSDVSIPEDIPVEGDITVPVDSSRREDDEFSTLDEPVKETILRDLRAVGKKFVHVLYPKQSSELLQDWDLWGPLLLCVTLALLLQGGAAKNGSQGGPQFAEVFVIIWFGSIIITLNSKLLGGTISFFQSLCVLGYCIMPLTVAMVVCRLVLFSITGTVSFAVRLVVVVASFGWSTFASTAFLAGSQPPNRKGLVVYPVFLFYFVISWMILTFSP; encoded by the exons ATGGCGACAGCGGCGGATGCCAGTCGGTCGTTCGCAGGGCTGTCTGACGTCTCCATCCCGGAGGACATCCCGGTTGAGGGAGACATCACCGTCCCCGTGGACTCTTCCAGGCGGGAGGACGACGAGTTCTCGACGTTGGACGAGCCGGTGAAGGAGACCATCCTGCGGGACCTTCGCGCAGTGGGCAAGAAGTTCGTTCACGTCCTGTACCCGAAGCAGAGCTCGGAGCTGCTGCAGGACTGGGACCTTTGGGGGCCGCTGCTGCTGTGCGTCACCCTGGCTCTACTCTTGCAGGGCGGCGCGGCCAAGAACGGCAGCCAGGGTGGGCCACAGTTTGCTGAG GTTTTTGTCATCATCTGGTTTGGTTCCATCATCATCACTCTCAACTCCAAGCTGCTGGGTGGGACCATCTCCTTCTTCCAGAGCCTATGTGTGTTGGGATACTGCATAATGCCCCTGACCGTTGCCATGGTTGTATGCCGGCTGGTCCTGTTCAGCATCACGGGCACCGTGAGCTTCGCGGTGAGGCTGGTGGTGGTCGTTGCGTCCTTCGGCTGGTCCACCTTTGCCTCCACGGCGTTCCTTGCCGGTAGCCAGCCGCCCAACCGCAAGGGGCTGGTGGTGTACCCGGTGTTCCTCTTCTACTTTGTGATCAGCTGGATGATCCTGACCTTCTCACCGTAA
- the im:7136021 gene encoding uncharacterized protein im:7136021 isoform X1, whose protein sequence is MSELPPLPPELWVSVFCYLSTEEKHAVRCCCRALKQLVDHPYLWRRHTVVLSDLRRYTFGFWDTLRHRKLTRVAVRHLRRKEWRRLVKFLPSLTAIVFVDGGRVYKQKYLDHLMQFSDIRDLGVRDTSWGESMLGPGLSAHLRDQLTHLSVCNVRLTCTISFIKAVSELTNLRHLVFHQQGEGYGLDKVRPVPRKDFHNMMVHLKKLTHLSWGMRGEPREPLPDDYLSPPDPQHPGSQYGGPALTSLELVDYPETILPETALRSLTSLRSLTVRYRYIRDGVDCRLASWLSPLKQLETLSIIGGNSLALYTTTIPASVTRLTLRVAITLKDLDSIAPKVLSLEHLDIEQNRSSGSLCRRIPMLFPQLRTLRIRFSPHIQISTTRLLACSVHAHERCSLTFQVLPTRAGEGPAEPPPAATPGASGAAGGALLHPEGLPERTPMAQPLRPGAHQPAARAVGQQDHCHHYHAPEKPPEGVQLCLGGRQMIREH, encoded by the exons ATGTCGGAGCTGCCGCCTCTGCCTCCGGAGCTCTGGGTGTCCGTGTTCTGTTACCTGAGCACAGAAGAGAAGCACGCCGTCCGCTGCTGCTGCAGGGCCCTCAAGCAGCTCGTCGACCACCCGTACCTGTGGAGGAGGCATACAGTGGTGCTGTCAGACCTCCGCCGCTACACGTTCGGCTTCTGGGACACTCTGCGCCACCGCAAGCTGACCCGGGTGGCGGTACGTCACCTGCGGCGGAAAGAATGGCGACGGCTCGTCAAGTTCCTCCCGTCGCTCACCGCCATCGTGTTCGTGGATGGAGGGCGGGTGTACAAGCAGAAGTACCTGGACCACCTCATGCAGTTTTCGGACATCAGGGATCTTGGCGTGCGGGATACCTCCTGGGGTGAGTCCATGTTGGGCCCCGGCCTGAGCGCCCACCTGAGGGATCAGCTGACACACCTGAGCGTGTGCAACGTCCGCCTGACGTGCACCATCAGCTTCATTAAAGCGGTGTCAGAACTGACCAACCTGCGGCACCTGGTCTTCCACCAGCAGGGGGAAGGCTACGGCCTGGACAAGGTGCGTCCTGTGCCCCGTAAAGACTTCCACAACATGATGGTCCACCTCAAGAAGCTCACGCACCTCTCATGGGGGATGAGGGGGGAGCCACGGGAACCTCTGCCCGACGACTACCTGAGCCCTCCGGACCCGCAGCATCCAG GATCCCAGTACGGCGGCCCAGCTCTGACCAGCCTGGAGCTGGTGGACTACCCGGAGACCATCCTACCCGAGACGGCCTTAAGGAGCCTGACGTCGCTCAGATCGCTGACGGTGCGCTACAGGTACATTCGAGATGGCGTGGATTGTCGCCTGGCCTCCTGGCTGAGTCCTCTTAAGCAGCTGGAGACTCTCAGCATCATCG GCGGGAACTCCTTGGCCCTCTACACAACCACCATCCCTGCCAGCGTGACCAGGCTAACGCTGCGTGTGGCCATCACTCTCAAGGACTTGGACTCCATCGCTCCAAAAGTCCTGTCTCTGGAGCACCTGGACATTGAGCAAAATCGCTCCAGCGGCAGCCTGTGTCGGCGCATCCCCATGTTGTTCCCTCAGCTCAGGACGCTGCGCATAAGGTTCAGCCCTCACATCCAGATCAGCACGACTAGACTTTTAGCATGTTCTGTTCACGCGCACGAGCGCTGTTCTCTCACCTTCCAGGTTCTTCCGACGAGAGCCGGAGAAGGACCTGCTGAGCCTCCACCGGCTGCGACACCTGGAGCGTCTGGAGCTGCTGGTGGAGCGCTCCTTCATCCTGAGGGACTACCTGAACGGACACCCATGGCCCAGCCCTTGCGTCCAGGAGCTCATCAACCAGCTGCGAGAGCTGTCGGCCAACAGGATCACTGTCATCACTACCATGCGCCAGAGAAACCCCCTGAGGGAGTGCAACTGTGTTTGGGAGGGAGACAGATGATCCGAGAACACTAG
- the im:7136021 gene encoding uncharacterized protein im:7136021 isoform X2, which yields MSELPPLPPELWVSVFCYLSTEEKHAVRCCCRALKQLVDHPYLWRRHTVVLSDLRRYTFGFWDTLRHRKLTRVAVRHLRRKEWRRLVKFLPSLTAIVFVDGGRVYKQKYLDHLMQFSDIRDLGVRDTSWGESMLGPGLSAHLRDQLTHLSVCNVRLTCTISFIKAVSELTNLRHLVFHQQGEGYGLDKVRPVPRKDFHNMMVHLKKLTHLSWGMRGEPREPLPDDYLSPPDPQHPGSQYGGPALTSLELVDYPETILPETALRSLTSLRSLTVRYRYIRDGVDCRLASWLSPLKQLETLSIIGGNSLALYTTTIPASVTRLTLRVAITLKDLDSIAPKVLSLEHLDIEQNRSSGSLCRRIPMLFPQLRTLRIRFFRREPEKDLLSLHRLRHLERLELLVERSFILRDYLNGHPWPSPCVQELINQLRELSANRITVITTMRQRNPLRECNCVWEGDR from the exons ATGTCGGAGCTGCCGCCTCTGCCTCCGGAGCTCTGGGTGTCCGTGTTCTGTTACCTGAGCACAGAAGAGAAGCACGCCGTCCGCTGCTGCTGCAGGGCCCTCAAGCAGCTCGTCGACCACCCGTACCTGTGGAGGAGGCATACAGTGGTGCTGTCAGACCTCCGCCGCTACACGTTCGGCTTCTGGGACACTCTGCGCCACCGCAAGCTGACCCGGGTGGCGGTACGTCACCTGCGGCGGAAAGAATGGCGACGGCTCGTCAAGTTCCTCCCGTCGCTCACCGCCATCGTGTTCGTGGATGGAGGGCGGGTGTACAAGCAGAAGTACCTGGACCACCTCATGCAGTTTTCGGACATCAGGGATCTTGGCGTGCGGGATACCTCCTGGGGTGAGTCCATGTTGGGCCCCGGCCTGAGCGCCCACCTGAGGGATCAGCTGACACACCTGAGCGTGTGCAACGTCCGCCTGACGTGCACCATCAGCTTCATTAAAGCGGTGTCAGAACTGACCAACCTGCGGCACCTGGTCTTCCACCAGCAGGGGGAAGGCTACGGCCTGGACAAGGTGCGTCCTGTGCCCCGTAAAGACTTCCACAACATGATGGTCCACCTCAAGAAGCTCACGCACCTCTCATGGGGGATGAGGGGGGAGCCACGGGAACCTCTGCCCGACGACTACCTGAGCCCTCCGGACCCGCAGCATCCAG GATCCCAGTACGGCGGCCCAGCTCTGACCAGCCTGGAGCTGGTGGACTACCCGGAGACCATCCTACCCGAGACGGCCTTAAGGAGCCTGACGTCGCTCAGATCGCTGACGGTGCGCTACAGGTACATTCGAGATGGCGTGGATTGTCGCCTGGCCTCCTGGCTGAGTCCTCTTAAGCAGCTGGAGACTCTCAGCATCATCG GCGGGAACTCCTTGGCCCTCTACACAACCACCATCCCTGCCAGCGTGACCAGGCTAACGCTGCGTGTGGCCATCACTCTCAAGGACTTGGACTCCATCGCTCCAAAAGTCCTGTCTCTGGAGCACCTGGACATTGAGCAAAATCGCTCCAGCGGCAGCCTGTGTCGGCGCATCCCCATGTTGTTCCCTCAGCTCAGGACGCTGCGCATAAG GTTCTTCCGACGAGAGCCGGAGAAGGACCTGCTGAGCCTCCACCGGCTGCGACACCTGGAGCGTCTGGAGCTGCTGGTGGAGCGCTCCTTCATCCTGAGGGACTACCTGAACGGACACCCATGGCCCAGCCCTTGCGTCCAGGAGCTCATCAACCAGCTGCGAGAGCTGTCGGCCAACAGGATCACTGTCATCACTACCATGCGCCAGAGAAACCCCCTGAGGGAGTGCAACTGTGTTTGGGAGGGAGACAGATGA